Proteins co-encoded in one Alphaproteobacteria bacterium PA2 genomic window:
- a CDS encoding SAM-dependent methyltransferase translates to MTKLHPAVADKPGVMRTTGWGDYALMDSGNGRKLERYGPYSVVRPEPQCLWAPKLPAEIWEKADAVFDPTDEEDAGRWRFKAQPRDTWPMAWGDVRYKGRFTAFRHLAFFPEQAANWAWLDGKVRAFKGQPRVLNLFGYTGVASLVCAAAGAAVTHVDASKKAIGWARENATLSGLDDRPIRWICEDARRYVQREVRRGNRYDGIILDPPKYGRGPDGEIWKLFENLPELAGLCAELLSDTASFLLLNAYAERISGAALAGLLSDKLADRGGAIEWGELALTQDDGTREIGMSFYARWTS, encoded by the coding sequence ATGACCAAGCTTCATCCCGCCGTCGCCGACAAGCCGGGCGTCATGCGCACGACCGGCTGGGGGGACTATGCCCTCATGGACAGTGGTAACGGCCGCAAGCTCGAGCGTTATGGCCCCTACAGTGTCGTGCGGCCAGAACCGCAATGTCTCTGGGCGCCCAAACTCCCGGCCGAGATCTGGGAAAAGGCGGACGCCGTCTTTGACCCCACCGACGAGGAAGATGCAGGACGGTGGCGATTCAAGGCCCAGCCCAGGGACACGTGGCCCATGGCCTGGGGAGATGTTCGCTACAAAGGTCGTTTCACCGCCTTCCGGCACCTGGCGTTTTTCCCGGAACAGGCTGCGAACTGGGCCTGGCTGGATGGGAAGGTCCGCGCCTTCAAGGGGCAGCCGCGCGTCCTGAACCTGTTCGGCTATACAGGGGTAGCCAGCCTTGTCTGCGCCGCTGCAGGGGCGGCTGTGACCCACGTGGATGCTTCGAAAAAGGCCATTGGCTGGGCGCGGGAAAACGCCACCCTGTCCGGGCTGGACGACCGCCCCATCCGCTGGATCTGCGAAGACGCTCGCAGGTATGTCCAGAGGGAGGTACGCCGCGGCAACCGCTATGACGGGATCATTCTGGATCCGCCGAAATACGGTCGAGGGCCTGATGGAGAAATCTGGAAGCTCTTCGAGAACCTGCCGGAACTGGCGGGGCTTTGCGCCGAACTGCTATCCGACACTGCCTCATTCCTGCTGCTCAACGCCTATGCCGAGCGCATTTCAGGAGCGGCTCTGGCGGGCCTGCTCTCTGACAAGCTGGCTGACCGTGGCGGCGCCATCGAGTGGGGCGAGCTTGCCCTCACACAGGACGATGGAACCCGCGAGATCGGCATGAGCTTCTACGCCCGCTGGACGTCATGA
- a CDS encoding two-component sensor histidine kinase, translating into MARPSGSIFAQILTLISISLIAAQAVNLLLIFNLPPPSPDFYRITEVVQVYRGLPPPFAERRPLEVRMAPSPPNPPMEGRNARSLRRAIAGSLEIDDNRVRITGDRSPFADRRVLRIVRDQLARQGARHEELFLVAPFAVSVQQADGQWRVVKPAPVFGLEAWQQRLVLWFLITALAMAPLAWIVARRMARPYQLFSEAAERLGRDPQSTPISLSLTGASEIKVAAVAFNDMQSRLQRYVEDRTAMVGAIAHDLRTPLTRLKFRIESAPEDLRRKMAKDIDEMDQMISAAMTFVRDASHAGERSPLEISTLVESLCDEMSETGAQVTLTDRDRVVLNGDAVALRRLFTNLLENAVKFGGGVEVRVLGLDGFAVIEIRDDGPGIPDDERERVFEPFYRREPSRNRDTGGIGLGLAVVRSVARAHGGEVELENRSEGGLTARVRLPL; encoded by the coding sequence CTGGCGCGCCCCTCAGGCTCCATCTTCGCCCAGATTCTGACTCTGATCAGCATCAGTCTGATCGCAGCCCAGGCCGTGAACCTCCTGCTGATTTTCAACCTTCCTCCGCCCTCGCCCGACTTCTATCGCATCACCGAGGTGGTTCAGGTCTATCGCGGACTGCCGCCGCCCTTCGCTGAACGGCGCCCGCTCGAGGTGCGTATGGCGCCTTCACCGCCCAATCCTCCAATGGAAGGACGTAACGCCCGGTCCCTTCGCAGGGCGATAGCCGGATCCCTGGAAATAGATGACAACAGGGTCCGGATCACAGGGGACAGAAGCCCCTTCGCTGACCGTCGTGTGCTCCGCATTGTCCGCGACCAGCTGGCGCGACAGGGCGCGCGCCACGAGGAACTGTTCCTGGTCGCCCCCTTCGCCGTCAGCGTCCAGCAAGCCGATGGACAGTGGCGAGTGGTCAAGCCTGCCCCTGTCTTCGGCCTCGAGGCCTGGCAGCAAAGACTGGTGCTCTGGTTCCTGATTACAGCCCTGGCCATGGCGCCCCTGGCCTGGATAGTCGCAAGGCGGATGGCCAGGCCCTACCAGCTGTTCTCCGAAGCGGCTGAGCGCCTTGGACGCGATCCACAGTCCACACCAATCTCTCTGTCCCTGACAGGAGCCTCGGAAATCAAGGTCGCAGCCGTGGCCTTCAACGACATGCAAAGCAGGCTCCAACGATACGTCGAGGACAGGACCGCCATGGTAGGGGCCATCGCGCATGATCTGAGGACTCCCCTGACACGCCTGAAATTCCGTATCGAGTCCGCGCCCGAAGATCTTCGCCGGAAGATGGCCAAGGACATCGATGAGATGGACCAGATGATCTCCGCCGCCATGACCTTTGTCCGCGACGCCAGCCACGCCGGTGAAAGATCCCCTCTGGAAATCTCGACCCTGGTCGAGAGCCTTTGCGATGAAATGTCTGAAACGGGCGCTCAGGTTACGCTGACAGATCGCGACCGCGTTGTTCTGAACGGTGACGCGGTGGCCCTGCGGCGACTGTTCACCAACCTCCTGGAGAATGCCGTGAAATTCGGCGGCGGGGTCGAGGTGCGCGTCCTTGGACTGGACGGCTTCGCTGTCATCGAAATCCGGGACGATGGACCGGGCATTCCGGACGATGAGCGCGAGCGGGTCTTTGAGCCCTTCTACCGCAGGGAGCCTTCCCGCAATCGAGATACAGGCGGGATCGGCCTGGGCCTTGCAGTGGTTCGCTCCGTCGCCCGCGCACACGGGGGTGAAGTTGAACTCGAGAACAGGTCCGAGGGCGGACTGACAGCACGGGTCAGGCTGCCGCTCTAG
- a CDS encoding RNA methyltransferase has protein sequence MSARTVTSLTNPTVKAVRALHLRKDRDETGLFVAEGLKIITEAVELGHAPQILMYGQEAQGHPLLHRAISAARSGGGEVIEVTQDILAKVSRRDNPQAVVGVFRQVFTDLNDLVPASALAFVALHRVRDPGNLGTIIRTADAAGCGAVILVGECCDPYSVEAVRATMGSVFAVPIVRASEATFSEWRKSWPGSVIGTLLTATVTHSTAKYVRPSLILMGNEQQGLTPDLAALCDVNVKIPMRGRADSLNLSVATGVMIYAATA, from the coding sequence ATGAGCGCTCGAACGGTCACCTCCCTGACCAATCCCACGGTCAAGGCCGTGCGCGCCCTGCACCTGCGCAAGGACCGGGACGAAACCGGCCTGTTTGTCGCCGAGGGCCTGAAGATCATTACCGAGGCGGTCGAGCTGGGGCATGCCCCGCAGATCCTCATGTATGGCCAGGAAGCCCAGGGCCATCCCCTGCTTCACCGCGCCATATCCGCAGCCAGATCAGGCGGTGGAGAGGTGATCGAGGTCACACAGGACATTCTTGCCAAGGTCTCGCGCCGGGATAATCCCCAGGCGGTCGTCGGCGTTTTCCGGCAGGTCTTCACCGATCTCAATGACCTGGTCCCTGCCAGCGCATTGGCCTTCGTCGCCCTGCACCGGGTGAGGGATCCCGGAAATCTCGGCACAATCATCCGGACCGCAGACGCCGCCGGCTGTGGTGCGGTCATCCTGGTCGGCGAATGTTGCGATCCCTATTCGGTGGAAGCCGTGCGGGCGACCATGGGCTCCGTCTTCGCGGTTCCCATCGTAAGGGCCTCTGAGGCGACCTTCTCCGAGTGGCGCAAGTCATGGCCAGGATCCGTCATCGGCACCCTCCTGACAGCCACGGTCACCCACAGCACAGCAAAATACGTCAGACCCTCGTTGATCCTGATGGGGAATGAGCAGCAGGGGCTGACCCCCGACCTTGCGGCGCTCTGCGACGTCAATGTGAAGATCCCGATGCGCGGGCGGGCTGACAGCCTCAATCTTTCGGTGGCGACCGGCGTCATGATCTACGCCGCCACGGCCTGA
- a CDS encoding MBL fold metallo-hydrolase, with product MANPDLPIRALIAPVTPLQQNCTIVWCAKTLKAAIIDPGGEVPRLMEALATHGLTLEKIWITHGHMDHAGGTAQLKDLTGCPIEGPHPDDQFWIDRISDSGKQYGMPEARTFTPDRWLQDGDVVTLGETEFEVIHCPGHTPGHVVFFHREARFAQVGDVLFQGSIGRTDFPRGNHGDLIRAITEKLWPLGSDVAFVPGHGPMSTFGQERKTNPFVADEVLAD from the coding sequence ATGGCAAATCCAGACCTCCCCATCCGGGCCCTCATCGCCCCTGTCACGCCGCTGCAGCAGAACTGCACCATTGTCTGGTGCGCCAAGACCCTGAAGGCGGCGATCATAGATCCGGGCGGAGAAGTGCCCCGGTTGATGGAGGCCCTGGCGACCCATGGCCTGACCCTTGAGAAGATCTGGATCACCCACGGTCACATGGACCATGCGGGTGGCACAGCCCAACTGAAAGACCTGACCGGGTGCCCGATCGAAGGGCCCCATCCGGATGACCAGTTCTGGATCGACCGGATATCGGACTCAGGAAAACAGTACGGCATGCCGGAAGCGCGTACCTTCACACCCGACCGATGGCTGCAGGATGGTGATGTCGTGACCCTGGGCGAGACGGAGTTCGAGGTCATCCACTGCCCGGGCCATACGCCGGGCCACGTCGTCTTCTTCCACCGCGAGGCGCGCTTTGCACAGGTTGGCGATGTCCTTTTCCAGGGCTCCATCGGCCGGACAGACTTTCCGAGAGGCAATCATGGGGATCTGATCCGGGCCATAACCGAAAAGCTCTGGCCTCTGGGTTCCGATGTCGCCTTCGTTCCGGGACATGGCCCCATGTCCACCTTTGGCCAGGAGCGGAAGACCAACCCCTTTGTCGCCGATGAGGTCCTGGCGGACTGA
- a CDS encoding peptide ABC transporter substrate-binding protein: MFIFLIASLGLSACQQQATRPDCPEGKVCIEFGNNSEVETLDPQRSTLLDDFSVIADLIIGLTTDGPGAEQIPGMATSWETSPDGLVWTFHLREASWSDGVPVTADDFVYAYQRILNPKTASIYSYLVYILKNGQALNEGKVKPEALGAKALDARTLQLTLEHPAPYLPEIAKHQSFYPIPKHVVEKWGDAWTQPAHFVGNGPFKLASWKLGDHIEVNKSPTFYDAAKVCIDRIKYYPTNDSIMAERRVRKGELDINTNFQSNRIDQIRADMPGVARTHVSLATSYMSFNTRDNAAFKDIRVRRALSKAVDREFITQKLMRAGQAAAYSFVPPGTANFKYGAHTFWAGETRAQRVADARRLLAQAGYGPDNPLTFEIKTPNSPDSILISQAVQADWAEIGVSAKVVQNESQIAFAAFRMRDFDVGVMNWYADFNDATTFLGLFKSDTGGQNYGDYNSKIYDALLDAADHEANINKRAELLSQAEQIMLNDEATIPLFFVVNRNLVANRITGWVDNAENFHRARWLCVKPG, translated from the coding sequence TTGTTCATTTTCCTGATCGCCTCCCTGGGGCTTTCGGCCTGCCAGCAGCAGGCCACCCGACCTGACTGCCCAGAAGGCAAGGTCTGCATCGAGTTCGGGAACAATTCAGAGGTCGAGACCCTGGACCCACAAAGGTCGACCTTGCTGGACGACTTTTCGGTCATTGCTGACCTGATTATCGGACTGACGACAGATGGCCCCGGCGCTGAGCAGATTCCGGGAATGGCGACGTCGTGGGAAACCAGCCCGGACGGACTGGTCTGGACATTCCACCTTCGTGAAGCCTCGTGGTCTGACGGGGTTCCGGTTACCGCAGATGACTTTGTCTACGCCTACCAGCGGATCCTCAACCCAAAGACGGCTTCGATCTATTCCTACCTCGTCTACATCCTGAAGAACGGGCAGGCCCTCAACGAAGGCAAGGTGAAGCCGGAAGCCCTTGGCGCAAAGGCCCTGGACGCCAGGACCCTTCAGCTGACCCTCGAGCACCCGGCGCCCTACCTGCCTGAAATCGCCAAGCACCAGAGCTTCTACCCGATCCCGAAGCATGTGGTTGAAAAGTGGGGCGACGCCTGGACGCAACCCGCCCACTTCGTGGGCAATGGGCCCTTCAAGCTTGCGAGCTGGAAGCTTGGCGACCACATCGAGGTCAACAAGAGCCCGACATTCTACGACGCCGCCAAGGTCTGTATCGACCGGATCAAATACTACCCGACCAATGACTCAATCATGGCTGAGCGTCGGGTCAGGAAGGGTGAACTGGACATCAATACCAACTTCCAGTCCAACCGGATCGATCAGATCAGGGCCGACATGCCTGGGGTCGCCAGAACCCACGTTTCCCTGGCGACCAGCTATATGTCGTTCAACACCCGGGACAATGCGGCCTTCAAGGACATCCGGGTCAGGCGTGCGCTTTCAAAGGCCGTGGACCGGGAGTTCATCACCCAAAAGCTCATGCGCGCAGGTCAGGCCGCCGCCTATTCCTTTGTTCCGCCTGGAACGGCCAATTTCAAATACGGGGCCCACACCTTCTGGGCCGGAGAGACCCGCGCCCAGAGGGTTGCCGACGCCCGCCGGCTTCTGGCGCAGGCCGGATACGGTCCGGACAATCCCCTGACCTTTGAGATCAAGACGCCAAACAGTCCAGACAGCATCCTCATCAGCCAGGCAGTGCAGGCAGATTGGGCCGAAATCGGCGTGAGTGCGAAAGTGGTCCAGAACGAGTCCCAGATCGCCTTCGCAGCCTTCCGGATGCGTGATTTCGATGTGGGGGTGATGAACTGGTATGCTGACTTCAATGACGCCACCACATTCCTCGGCCTGTTCAAGTCCGATACCGGCGGTCAGAACTATGGGGACTATAACAGCAAGATCTACGACGCCCTGCTGGACGCCGCCGATCACGAAGCCAACATAAACAAGCGCGCAGAGCTGTTGTCCCAGGCAGAGCAGATCATGCTCAATGATGAGGCCACCATTCCCCTGTTCTTCGTAGTGAACCGCAACCTGGTGGCCAACCGGATCACCGGTTGGGTGGACAATGCCGAGAATTTTCACCGGGCCCGCTGGCTGTGCGTGAAGCCAGGCTAG
- a CDS encoding TetR family transcriptional regulator yields MRRSARKPKGDGHLRRAEILEAAERIFVANGYEGATIRKIADEVGVSSTALYMHFPDKGCILLEISERTIRQLLERNAEIAAMPVDAARRVELMLESYMAWGLEHPNAYMLVFCSVTPVSDVLGDSLAEISARCYDIFSGGVRELGLQGRLKTGDADSVAQTLWAATHGVVALLITRPDFEWAPKAELMRVTLHGLMQGLIEPV; encoded by the coding sequence ATGCGCCGTTCGGCGCGCAAGCCGAAGGGCGATGGACATCTGAGGCGCGCCGAAATCCTGGAGGCCGCCGAGCGGATCTTTGTGGCCAATGGCTATGAAGGCGCCACCATCCGCAAGATCGCCGATGAGGTGGGTGTTTCCTCGACCGCGCTTTACATGCACTTCCCCGACAAGGGCTGCATTCTTCTGGAAATCTCCGAGCGGACCATCCGGCAATTGCTGGAGCGCAATGCTGAAATCGCCGCCATGCCTGTGGATGCCGCCCGCCGGGTGGAGCTCATGCTGGAGTCCTACATGGCTTGGGGGCTGGAGCACCCAAACGCCTACATGCTTGTCTTCTGTAGCGTCACCCCGGTTTCAGATGTGCTTGGCGACAGCCTCGCCGAGATTTCCGCACGTTGTTACGACATCTTTTCCGGAGGGGTCCGTGAGCTCGGTCTTCAGGGGCGGCTCAAGACCGGTGACGCAGACTCCGTTGCCCAGACCCTCTGGGCTGCGACCCATGGCGTGGTGGCGCTCTTGATAACCCGTCCGGATTTCGAATGGGCGCCAAAGGCCGAACTGATGCGGGTAACCCTGCACGGCCTCATGCAGGGCCTGATCGAACCCGTCTAG
- a CDS encoding polysaccharide biosynthesis protein, with the protein MFLKGLMGYLPANLLQGVIGFLTLTIFTRILSPEDYGRYALALGVTSLAYTACFCWIEAAMARFYPVEKNDDVDAPELYGTLYRLFAAVALLLIGISALGLYLWPTPTPGGQALKIAIGAGLISIVSRSLLRMAQEQRRSEGRVSASAGIDMLQTGGGFLLGVLFAYLGLKGGAPLLGAGVMALILLPFFVREDWGRARRGVWSAPKAVSYARYGFPITLSLILSLGLYTLDRFLIAHFMSEADVGAYQAGFSLASRVIDVLFIWFGAAGVPSMINALETGGDKALKDEARQQILLIALLAFPAVAGLISLASPLTELLIGENLRGNALAITPLVTLGALLAGLNNGYFLLPFSLTKKTHLLILAMSAPALANIALNLFLIPRMGLQGAALAYALSFAIGIASSWLLGLRATALPVPIFDLAKIAASAALMGFILSKVPPLGMMAELVIKPPLGILIYGALIFGLDICGARSHARRLLAKFLPSTTTA; encoded by the coding sequence GTGTTCCTCAAAGGACTGATGGGCTATCTGCCGGCCAACCTGCTCCAGGGCGTGATCGGCTTTCTGACACTGACCATATTCACGCGCATCCTCTCGCCGGAGGACTACGGGCGCTATGCCCTGGCGCTCGGCGTGACCAGCCTGGCCTACACTGCCTGCTTCTGCTGGATCGAGGCCGCCATGGCGCGGTTCTACCCGGTCGAAAAGAATGACGACGTCGATGCGCCCGAACTCTACGGCACGCTCTATCGTCTGTTCGCCGCCGTCGCCCTGCTGTTGATCGGGATCAGCGCACTCGGGCTTTATCTGTGGCCGACCCCGACCCCGGGCGGTCAGGCCTTGAAGATTGCCATAGGCGCTGGCCTGATAAGCATTGTCTCCCGATCCCTCCTGCGCATGGCGCAGGAACAAAGGCGCTCGGAAGGCCGGGTGAGCGCATCCGCCGGTATAGACATGCTCCAGACCGGCGGTGGCTTCCTGCTGGGCGTCCTTTTCGCCTATCTCGGCCTCAAGGGCGGCGCGCCCCTGCTGGGGGCTGGGGTCATGGCCCTGATCCTCCTGCCATTCTTTGTCCGCGAAGACTGGGGCAGAGCCCGGCGCGGCGTCTGGTCCGCCCCGAAGGCGGTCAGCTATGCCAGGTACGGATTTCCGATCACCCTGAGCCTCATTCTCTCCCTTGGCCTTTATACCCTCGACAGGTTCCTGATCGCCCACTTCATGAGCGAAGCGGATGTCGGCGCCTACCAGGCGGGGTTTTCGCTGGCGTCCCGGGTCATCGACGTCCTGTTCATCTGGTTCGGGGCCGCCGGTGTCCCGTCCATGATCAACGCCCTGGAAACCGGTGGGGACAAGGCGCTCAAGGATGAGGCCCGGCAGCAGATCCTGCTCATTGCCCTCCTGGCCTTCCCCGCTGTTGCAGGACTTATCAGCCTGGCTTCGCCTCTTACCGAGTTGCTGATCGGCGAAAACCTGCGCGGCAATGCGCTTGCCATCACTCCATTAGTCACCCTGGGCGCCCTGCTGGCCGGGCTGAACAATGGCTATTTCCTCCTGCCATTCTCGCTCACCAAGAAGACCCATCTACTGATCCTTGCCATGAGTGCGCCGGCCCTGGCGAACATCGCCCTCAACCTGTTCCTGATACCCAGGATGGGACTTCAGGGCGCCGCCCTCGCCTATGCCCTGAGTTTCGCCATAGGCATTGCCTCATCCTGGCTGTTGGGCCTGCGGGCGACAGCCCTGCCAGTCCCGATCTTCGACCTCGCCAAGATCGCCGCTTCAGCCGCCTTGATGGGCTTCATACTGTCGAAGGTCCCGCCCCTGGGCATGATGGCCGAGTTGGTGATCAAGCCCCCTCTGGGAATCCTGATTTATGGGGCCCTGATTTTCGGACTGGATATCTGCGGCGCCCGCAGCCATGCCCGACGCCTGCTGGCAAAGTTCCTGCCATCCACCACGACCGCCTGA
- the hrpB gene encoding ATP-dependent helicase HrpB: MLPIEDVIPQLQAALAGSTCAVLVAPPGAGKTTVAPLRLLDEPWLSGRKILMLEPRRLAARMAAERMSATLGEPVGETVGYRVRLQSRVSARTRIEVVTEGVFSRMILDDPSLEGVGAVLFDEFHERSLDADLGLALARDAQLVLRDDLRILVMSATLDGAAVGRLLGDAPLVESQGRAFPVETRYLGRSDGLEDHVVRAVERALAAEVGSLLVFLPGQAEIRRTEERLRDRIRSADVIIAPLYGAMDAAAQDHAVSPARPGTRKVVLATSIAETSLTIEGVRVVIDSGLARVPRFDPASGLTRLATVRVSRAAADQRRGRAGRTEPGVCYRLWDEAETRALAAFAAPEIQEADLTGLALDLARWGVKDASGLAFLDPPPSAAFTEARSLLQRLGALTEAGVMTGHGEAIAAFPLTPRLAHMVLKAAEHGQSDLGAEIAALVSEPALGGRETSLIHRLEAFRRDRSPRAKDSRALAARWAKQAGRKGSSPQLSEGLLLALAYPERVAKARGPMGEFQLANGRGAYLDATEVLAREPWLAIAELGGGDRRDRIRLAASVDPSEIEVLFADQIESEVRLEESGGGRLRGVRVRRLGRLILDQQIDENPDPVLVAEALVDRVRRDGIASLKWGEGAMILRHRIAFLQELGEVDWPDFSDQGLIASLGEWLAPLVSGLRSLKDLRSADLEAALKAQIPWDRLNALEKALPARWTAPTGNSFAIDYGADGGPRVEVRVQETFGLSQHPAIAGGRVPLTLALLSPAHRPIQTTKDLPGFWAGSWKDVRSEMRGRYPKHVWPEDPASATPTARAKPRGT, from the coding sequence ATGCTTCCCATTGAGGACGTCATCCCCCAATTGCAGGCCGCCCTTGCGGGCTCGACCTGTGCGGTGCTGGTTGCGCCCCCCGGGGCGGGCAAGACGACTGTGGCGCCGCTCAGATTGCTGGACGAGCCCTGGTTGTCCGGGCGCAAGATCCTGATGCTGGAACCCCGTCGTCTCGCGGCTCGCATGGCGGCTGAGCGGATGTCTGCAACCCTTGGCGAGCCGGTAGGCGAGACGGTTGGTTACCGGGTCCGCCTGCAGAGTCGTGTCTCAGCCCGGACCCGGATCGAAGTGGTCACCGAAGGCGTGTTCAGTCGCATGATCCTGGATGATCCCAGCCTTGAAGGGGTTGGCGCCGTCCTGTTCGACGAGTTCCATGAGCGCAGCCTTGATGCCGACCTTGGCCTGGCCCTGGCCCGGGACGCCCAGCTTGTCCTTCGCGATGATCTCAGGATACTGGTCATGTCCGCGACCCTGGATGGCGCAGCGGTAGGGCGTTTGCTCGGGGACGCACCGCTTGTGGAGAGCCAGGGGCGGGCCTTTCCGGTTGAGACCCGGTACCTTGGCCGAAGCGATGGCCTTGAGGATCATGTGGTTCGCGCGGTTGAACGGGCCCTGGCGGCCGAAGTCGGCAGTCTCCTGGTTTTCCTCCCGGGTCAGGCCGAGATCCGCCGAACAGAAGAACGGCTGCGCGACAGGATCAGGTCTGCCGACGTGATCATTGCACCGCTTTACGGCGCCATGGATGCTGCAGCCCAGGATCACGCTGTTTCGCCTGCAAGGCCCGGGACCCGCAAGGTTGTGCTGGCCACCTCCATTGCTGAAACCAGCCTGACAATTGAGGGCGTCCGTGTCGTGATCGACTCCGGACTGGCAAGGGTTCCGCGTTTTGATCCGGCATCCGGACTGACCCGCCTGGCCACGGTCAGGGTCAGCCGCGCCGCAGCTGACCAGCGTCGGGGCCGGGCCGGCCGAACCGAGCCCGGAGTCTGCTACAGGCTTTGGGATGAAGCGGAAACCAGGGCGCTTGCAGCTTTTGCCGCCCCGGAAATCCAGGAAGCCGATCTGACGGGCCTGGCCCTTGATCTGGCGCGATGGGGGGTAAAGGACGCCTCGGGTCTTGCCTTTCTGGATCCACCGCCTTCGGCTGCCTTCACAGAGGCGCGTAGTCTTCTGCAGCGACTTGGAGCCCTGACAGAGGCGGGCGTCATGACGGGACACGGTGAAGCCATTGCCGCTTTTCCCCTGACGCCACGGCTGGCCCACATGGTCCTGAAGGCCGCTGAGCATGGGCAATCCGACCTGGGCGCGGAGATAGCGGCGCTGGTTTCGGAGCCTGCCCTGGGCGGAAGGGAGACGAGCCTGATCCACAGGCTGGAAGCGTTCCGGCGTGATCGTAGTCCACGCGCCAAGGACAGCCGTGCGCTGGCGGCCCGGTGGGCGAAGCAGGCCGGGCGGAAGGGATCATCCCCCCAGCTCTCGGAAGGCCTTCTGCTTGCGCTCGCCTATCCAGAGCGGGTGGCCAAGGCGCGGGGACCCATGGGTGAGTTCCAGCTGGCCAACGGTCGGGGCGCCTATCTGGACGCGACCGAGGTCCTGGCCCGGGAGCCCTGGCTGGCCATTGCGGAATTGGGCGGCGGAGATCGGCGCGACCGGATCCGCCTCGCGGCATCGGTTGATCCGTCAGAAATCGAGGTCCTCTTCGCTGATCAGATCGAGTCCGAGGTCCGGCTGGAGGAGTCTGGCGGGGGGAGGTTGCGCGGGGTGAGGGTCCGTCGCTTGGGGCGGTTGATTCTGGATCAGCAGATCGATGAAAACCCGGATCCGGTGCTGGTTGCGGAGGCCCTTGTGGACCGGGTGCGGCGGGATGGGATCGCAAGTCTGAAATGGGGGGAGGGGGCAATGATCCTCCGCCACCGGATCGCCTTCCTGCAGGAACTTGGTGAAGTCGATTGGCCAGATTTCTCGGATCAGGGGCTCATCGCCAGTCTCGGGGAATGGCTTGCGCCGCTGGTTTCGGGCCTGCGCAGCCTGAAGGATCTCAGGTCCGCAGATCTGGAAGCTGCCCTGAAGGCTCAGATTCCCTGGGATCGATTGAACGCCCTTGAGAAGGCCCTTCCGGCGCGGTGGACTGCCCCGACCGGGAACAGCTTCGCCATCGACTATGGCGCAGATGGCGGGCCGCGGGTGGAAGTCCGGGTGCAGGAAACCTTCGGGCTGAGCCAGCATCCTGCAATTGCCGGCGGTCGGGTTCCTCTCACGCTTGCCCTGTTGTCACCGGCGCATCGGCCTATCCAGACCACAAAGGATCTTCCTGGATTCTGGGCTGGCTCGTGGAAGGATGTACGCTCTGAGATGCGTGGGCGATATCCCAAGCATGTCTGGCCAGAGGATCCGGCTTCCGCCACGCCGACTGCGAGAGCCAAGCCGCGAGGGACCTGA
- a CDS encoding DNA-binding response regulator: MTPPTEPMAARILMVDDDPGICDVVSEFLGQHGYDVRTAGNSREMDSALAMGPADLIVLDVMLPGEDGLAICRRLSGPDAPPIIMLSAMGEDTDRIVGLELGADDYLPKPCNPRELLARVRAVLRRAEMRGSERSVGPGCEFAGWRLDLVRRELRTPDGVMVHLSSGEFALLRSFVERAQRVLTRDQLLDMARGPDSDSFDRAIDVQISRLRRKLDEGAAGQNLIRTIRNEGYMFTAKVRKL; this comes from the coding sequence ATGACCCCGCCAACAGAACCCATGGCTGCGCGCATTCTGATGGTCGATGACGACCCTGGAATCTGCGACGTGGTCTCTGAATTCCTTGGCCAGCACGGCTACGATGTCCGGACTGCCGGAAACTCCCGCGAGATGGACTCTGCCCTGGCCATGGGGCCGGCAGACCTGATTGTTCTCGACGTCATGTTGCCGGGAGAGGATGGCCTGGCCATATGCCGCCGTCTCAGCGGCCCGGATGCGCCACCGATCATCATGCTGTCCGCCATGGGGGAAGACACTGACCGGATCGTCGGTCTCGAACTGGGGGCCGACGACTATCTCCCCAAGCCCTGCAATCCGCGGGAACTGCTCGCCCGGGTTAGAGCGGTCCTGCGTCGTGCTGAAATGCGGGGTTCGGAACGGTCGGTGGGCCCCGGCTGCGAATTCGCCGGGTGGCGCCTTGATCTGGTCCGGCGCGAACTGCGGACCCCCGATGGAGTCATGGTTCACCTCTCATCGGGTGAGTTTGCGCTCCTGAGATCCTTTGTCGAACGCGCGCAACGCGTCCTGACCCGGGATCAATTGCTGGATATGGCCAGGGGGCCGGACTCTGACTCCTTTGACCGGGCGATCGATGTGCAGATCAGCCGCCTGAGACGGAAGCTGGACGAGGGCGCAGCTGGTCAGAACCTCATTCGTACCATCCGCAATGAGGGCTACATGTTTACGGCCAAGGTGAGAAAGCTTTGA